tcccacctccgcctcctaagtggctgggactacaggtgtgtcaccacgcctggctaattttaaaattttttgtagagtggaggtctccctatgttgtccaaactctttttattttttatgattgttACTTTAAGGATCAGTCTGAAATTCCCTTTAGTCACACACGCTTGAACTCATTTCTGGCACTCGTTATGGGCCTGTCCTGGGGAGTTCAAGTCCGGGACACACTATTAGGGAAATAACTGTCACAGCAAAGAACAAGAccctttaagaaaaaaactacGAGGCAACGGGTAATACAGAGGTACTGGGCACTCTCGGAGACTGGCGGAGAAACCCCACACACACCTCCCATGGGCTGTACTGTGTTCCTCCAGAGCCTGACATACAGGTATTCACTGAGTACTGGTTAAAAGAATAACAAACGCATTGACACAATTTTAACAGCTTCCCAAGGATTTTCTCTCAATCTCTTGTTAAGCTCAGGTCCTCGTCTGATAAACATGACGTTACATTTTCCCCCCAATGTTATTTTGAAGTTTCCACGTAGATTAAATATGGCGACTGAAAATAAATCAAGAGACAAAGTGCTCGCGCATCCCATGACCTCCCTACCGGcaagaaagaggagaaacaggCGTGAGCAAGCAGTGCTGGTTGGCGTAGAGAGAGAAGTACCCGGCACTCAGCACAGGCCGGAAGTCGGGGTAGGGGGCCGCGCCAGCTTCAGGCGTCACTTCTCACGCGACTTTTTGCGGGAAACATGGCGGCACTGAGCGGTGTCCGCTGGCTGACCCGAGTGAGCGCCCGGGACATGTGGGGCAGGGGCGGGCGAGGGAGCGGAGACTTTGTCCCAGGGTTTCCTAAACAGGGCAAAGTCGGCTGTAGTGTTCGGGGTCTGGATGTCTGATATCTGACCTTACAGGCTTGTGTGTCCCTGTTGTAGGCGTTGGTCTCCACCGGGAACCCTGGGGCATGGAGAGGTCTGAGTACCTCGGCCGCGGCGCACGCTGCATCGCGGAGCCAGGTATGCACGAATCTGGCTGGGGTCTCGCTCACGACCCAGCCCCTTCCTCGCTGCTCCCTCCCCTGGCTTTTCTCCATCCTTCCCGGGTCTCCCCACTTCCCTACTCCCAGGATCCCTTCTCCCGCCCCAGCTTTATCTTTgcttctcccctcttcccccaatTAAGGCCGAGGACGTGAGGGTGGAGGGCTCCTTTCCCGTGACTATGCTTCCGGGAGACGGTGTGGGACCTGAGCTGATGCACGCCGTCAAGGAGGTGTTCAAGGTGAGTGGCCTCGGGAATCAGACAGTAGAGGACAGTAGTGGGTTGGAAAGGACTTGGCCTTGACTGTGATGTTTTGGGAACCTGTCTCTGAAGGCTGCCGCTGTCCCAGTGGAGTTCCAGGAGCACCACCTGAGTGAGGTGCAGAATATGGCATCTGAGGAGAAGCTGGAGCAGGTGCTGAGTTCCATGAAGGAGAACAAAGTGGCCATCATTGGTATGTGTGCCCTCTTGCCACTTGTCCATGTGCCATTTAAAATCAAATGATCAAATGTTTATTAAGCCCTTCTCCCCACATGGTATGCAATTATATTAACTCTTCAGGGCAACCACCACTGGTATTTGGACATTTGTTCTTTCCCATTGGGAACCCAGGAGTTGAGAGATCATGTCAGCTGTCTATGCAGAAAAGTTCCAGGGCTTCTGAGTCTGTCCTGAGGCTACATCAACTGTCATCAAATCTTGTTCATTGCATTTCTGGAATACCGCTTCTAGCtgccccttctcttctcttctctttcttttcatttgttttctttccctccctccctccctcttttcttcccttcccttcctctcttcccttcttcctctctcgccctctccctctctccccctctctcttctctctctctttttttttttttgagacagagtctcactctgttgcccaggctggagtgcagtggtgtgatctctgctcactgcaagctccccttccccagttcaagcgattctcctgcctcagcctcctgagtagctgggactacaggtgtgcatcaccacacccagctgatttttgtatttgttttgttttgttttgtttaagacagagtcttgctctgtcacccaggctggagtgcaatgtcgccattttggctcactgcaacctccgcctcccgggttcaagtgattctcctgcctcagcctcctgagtagctgactggtattacaggagtgtgccaccacgcctggctaatttttgtatttttagtagagacagggtttcaccatgttggttgggctggtctcgaactcctgaccttgtgatctgcttgccttggcctcccaaagtgctgggattacaagcatgagccaccatgcccaggctaatttttgaatttttagtagaggcagggttttaccatgttggccaggcaggtctcgaactcttgacctcaagtgatccacctacctcggcattccaaagtgctgggattataggcatgagctaccctgCCTAGCTGccccttttcttttgtcttccatGCTTTAATCTCCTCATTTGAATTTTTTGGCTTCTAGTTCTGCCCCTACAGTTCATCTTCCATATCTCTTTTCTTGGAAAGAACAGCCTGACTTTTCCAGGTCACCCTTACCATAGGAAAGTCAGTACTTTATAAGTTGGCCCTTAACTTTTCTGCCTTAGTTCCACAACTCTTGTTCTGTGCTTCAATCACACTAGATTGTGTGTTAGATTCCAAATATGTACTACCTGACTTATACTGTTCCCTGTACCCAGAATGTTCTTTCTTTGAAGCTACCTGTTAAGAGTCCTTCTCACTCATtcactgtattagtttcccaTAGTTGCCATAACACACTACCATGAACCTGGTGGCTTTtcataacagaaatgtattctctcaccgTACTGGAGGCCATaagtctgaaattaaggtgttggcagggccctgctccctctgaaggtttaggggagaatcctttcttgcctcttctgGTGGCTCCTGCTGTTTTTTGatttgtagatgcatcactccagtatctgtctgtggttttcttccttctctatctctgtatcatttttctccttaaatatttatcaCTGGATTTAGGGCCAACCCTCATCCAGGACGATTTtttctcaagatccttaactcaGTTACATCTACAAAGCCTCttttcccaaataaggtcacatatATAGGTTCTGGGGCTCAGGGCATGGACAGTCATTTTCGGGGATCACTGTTGAGCCCATTGTGCTCACATAACTTAAAGCGTGACTGAAGTGCTAACTCTTCTGTGCTATATCCTGATATTACTGGAGAGGATTTCCTCTTTGTGTTGCTATGCAAGTTTCCCATGGTATTTATCATGTCTTTCATATTATCTGTCTTTCCCAGTGTATCGTTTGCTTCTCGAGAGCAGGAGTTGTATGGTTTTAGTTGCTATCCTTATTGCCTGACATATAATTGACATTCATCAGTAGTTGTTGGattaaaaaatgtcaaataagGAGAAGACACAGAAACATCTAAAAGATCACAGATCTGCTAGCATTGTTTTTCAACTTGTTATTAAACCCAGGCTCTTttttgagaaatagaaaaaatccaTTCTCCATTTTGAAGTTTCAGCCTAAATTAAATATGTTgactaaaaataaagcattaaggctggggcgggcagatcacttgaggtcaggagttcgagaccagcctggccaatatggtgagaccctgcctttactaaaaatacaaaaagttagccaggtgtggtggcacatgcctgtaatcccagctactgaggaggctgaggcaggagaattgcttgaacctgggaggtggaggttgcagtaagcccagatagcgccactgcactctaggcaagagagtgagaccctgtctctctctcccccactcttctctctctcacacacacacacacacacacagagcaataGATGAAATGTTTCTGGTTGTAACCACATTATTCTCTTTTGTCCCTTGCCCCCAGTAACAATTTAAAAGTTACTGATTTGGGAGTAGGAGATGGGAGTCTGGGTTACATTATGTTCCTAAGGGGGTTAGACACTGGTCTGGGTTCCCTTGGGCTTGGCCAGTGCCTGACATTCCTTTTCCCACTTTGTTTACACAGGAAAGATTCATACCCCGATGGAGTATAAGGGGGAGCTAGCCTCCTATGATATGCGGCTGAGGTAGGTGGTCTGGGTGGGGCGAATGGTCGAGGTGTCAGGGCACCAGGAGCGGAGCTGATGGCCCTGCCCACCCTCAGGCGTAAGTTGGACTTATTTGCCAACGTAGTCCATGTGAAGTCACTTCCTGGGTATATGACTCGGCACAACAATCTAGACCTGGTGATCATTCGAGAGCAGACGGAAGGGGAGTACAGCTCTCTGGAACATGAGGTGAGGCCCCAGAAACTGGGGGAGGGCAAGGATGAAGGTGGGAGAGAGGTGGAGCTCCTTGTTTCCCTTCCCAGTGTCACCTAGCTGCTGCTGTCTTCTTACCCAGAGTGCAAGGGGTGTGATTGAGTGTTTGAAGATTGTCACACGAGCCAAGTCTCAGCGGATTGCAAAGTTCGCCTTTGACTATGCCACCAAGAAGGGGCGGAGCAAGGTCACTGCTGTCCACAAGGCCAACATCATGTGAGGGACATGGCTTTGTGTAGGATGGGTTCCTGGGAAGGTAGCCCCTGTACTTTCTTGGCTGAATCTGTCCCCTTTGGCCCATGGACAGGAAACTTGGGGATGGATTGTTCCTGCAGTGCTGCGAGGAAGTTGCTGAACTGTACCCCAAAATCAAATTTGAGACAATGATCATAGACAACTGCTGCATGCAGGTGAGGCCTCCCCACATCTCCGCTCATAGGGCGGAGGAGGAGAGTGGGGAGTGGAATTTAATTCATGCCTACATCTCTCATCCTCTAGTTGGTGCAGAATCCTTACCAGTTTGATGTGCTCGTGATGCCCAATCTCTATGGGAACATTATTGACAATCTGGCTGCTGGCCTGGTTGGGGGAGCTGGTGTGGTCCCTGGTGAGAGCTATAGTGCAGAATATGCAGTCTTTGAGACGGTGAGTGAGGCTGCTTTCTCTCTCGGCCCTTACTACGTGCCCTTTCTCTGACCTCAAGTCTGCCATTTCTCCCCCATCCCAGTGTCTCCATTTCCTAAGTGATCTTGGCCTGTTCTTCCCCCACGCTGCCCACCATGCCTCTTTTCAATGACCCTGGCCTGACCTTCCCCTCCCATAATGTCCTTTTCCAACCTAAGCCTCTGCGTacccctcctgcctcctcccagtGTCTAGCCTGCCCCTCTTTCCACAGGGTGCCCGGCACCCATTTGCCCAGGCAGTGGGCAGGAATATAGCCAATCCCACAGCCATGCTGCTGTCGGCTTCCAACATGTTGCGGCATCTCAAGTAGGTCACGGGAGGCTGTGGGCAGAGGCTGGGTGTTGTGAGGAGGAGCCCGGTGGGGAAATTAGTGGGAGGTGTCTCGGGGGAGTCACAGTTTCTTCCTGTCCATATCCACAGTCTCGAGTATCACTCCAACATGATTGCAGATGCAGTGAAGAAGGTGATCAAAGTTGGCAAGGTGAGTTTAGAAGAGTAGTGCTGGCTTCAGGGTTTAGAGTAATTCTGGGGTCAGCACCTTGGCACTACTCTCTGGGGAACCTGAATGGGGGTCTCCTTTTCCCCCAGGTTCCCAGAACATCTGCTCCCTGACATCCCTGCATCCCTCTCAGGGCTGTTCTTCACTTCCCTTCTCTTGGCTGTTTCATCCTCTTGATCTCTTTTGCCTCTTAGATCCCATCTGCTGTTCCCTCTTTCCTGCTTCATCCACTGCCCTTTTCATGGGCCATCTGAATGCAGAACTTGCAGCTCTCCTTGGGGGTGGAACAGCAAGGGATACAGGCAGGCTGAAGCATCAGCTTCACCTTCACACCCATCTCCTTTCCGCTGCGATTCTTTCCTTCCACCTGGTCTTGTCTCTGTTTCTTCCAAGGAAGGTAGCCACATCGCACCTCTGATCTGCATTTCCCATCATCTTTGCCTGCTCAGCCTTCTGTCTTGCTCTGGCTGCAGCACAGCTAATAGTGGCTTAAGAGGAGTGGGCAGGTCTATGTGCTTCCCAACCTGGCTCCTCCTTCCATTCCTGTGCATTGCCTCTTTTTTCTGGCTGTCACGCATTCTTGGATTCCATTTCCTCAATCACATTGCCCTACCTCCCTTCATGGGCtgtcttttctccctccccacgGCTGTTGCCGGTGGCTGTAGGTGCGGACTCGAGACATGGGCGGCTACAGCACCACAACCGACTTCATCAAGTCTGTCATCGGTCACCTGCACCCCCATGGGAGCTAGAGCCCTTTATTTCTTCCAACCTTGCAAGGACCACACTCCCCATACCCTTCAGTGCAGTGCACCAGGGAAGAGACCTTGTGCCTCTAGGCAGTGGACCATGGTCACCTTGCTGGGTAGAGCCTAGGTTGTCCTTGGGCTGGCTTCCTTAGGGGAGACTGTTGGGTGGCAATGGGGATTGTTAGGATGGAACCCAGGccacatgatgatgatgattctcCCCCACAGGTTCGAACCTCTGACATGGGTGGCTATGCTACTTGCCATGACTTCACTGAGGCTGTCATTGCTGCCTTGCCCCACCCATAGGCCCTGTCCATACTCATGTAAGGTGTCCAATAAAGAATATGAACCAACTtttgtgaatttgtttttattgggGAACAGGGCACAGGGTGAAAGATGTCACTTTGGGCTATGGTATGTCCCACCTCCCAGAGAATGTCCGTTTGCATTCTAATCTTCCTGGGATGCTTTATggaactttttcttcttcttggagCTGCTCTTGCCAGCTGCCTCTTCAGGCCCACTGCTGACTGGCTCCTCTTTGgagaatttcctctttttcttggaGCCACTTCTGTGGCCTGCCTCTTCGGGGTCATTAACTGTTTCCTCCTTGGGTGAAGACTTCTTCCTCTTGGGAAGACTGGTGCTGCCAGCGGTCTCTTCAAGATCACTACTCATCAACTCCTCCTtggaaaaagatttctttttcttgggttTGGAGAAAGAGATAGATGggtcttccattccattctcctgAGGAACCTCCTGaggcttttgctttttcttctttttgggtTTTTCACTCGTCTCCTAAAGGGAAGGACAGGGGAACAGGCTGTGAGAACAGTGCCATCACACACACCCCCATTACACCTTCAGCAATTAAGTAGCCAAAGCAGGGAAAACTGTAGTTATTAACATTGCCCAGTGTTTCTGGGATAGTTTAATTGTGTGGGTATTAACTTTAGAAATCCATCCCAAAGGCTGTCCCAAATTAGAAGGAAAACGTAATGAGAAATTACCTCagcccataaaaaaaaaaactaaagaaacacCCACCATGCTGGTCACAACAGAACCCTCATGCCAAGTTCCAGACAGGGCCCTGAAACACTGTTTAAGAAACTGGGTGCTAAATGAAAATCTCAGGGAGAATGATTGTAGCTTAGCACATTGGGGacctccctgcccccatccccactGTGAAACACTACCACCTCCGGACACATGTCTGAGAATAAGCAGAGCAGGAATTTACACTACCCCAGGTTGAGGACTCCTGGGAAGCAGCCGAGGACAGAAAACACATGCCCAGGGAACAGGTGTGAGCTATAACCAGCTCTCTGGGCTCTTGAGCAAGTTCAGCACCTATATCCTTCCTATAGAATCAAGAGGTAGTTTTAGACGTTTCAGTCCAAAAGCCTGGACTCAAGACCATGGCTTGATGCAGCATATCCTTTATTCTGCTGTTGAAAATCCTACAATCTAGGATCTCTGCCAGGGCCATGCTGCCTACTGACCTCACACTCCTCTGGAGTACTACTGCTGTTTTCTGAAGATGCGAGGGCAAGTGCAGCCAGccgtttcttttccttctttaagcGTTTCTTCTCCTGTTTCTCCAGCTTCCTAGTAATCTCAGCAGCCGCTTCCTCTGCCTGGTCAACGAAAAGTGCTAAAAGGGCCTGAAGACCTCTGGTGCTCTGAGGACTCCTTTCTGGCATTATTGGATCAGGCTCATTAAATCAGTTTTTTTTGCCTCCACTCTACAAGGTCAGGCTCAGACAGTTCATCACCTCCAACAGCTAGCTATGCCTCTCCACACCCAGCAAAGCCCAACTAACCTGAACCATTGCTTCCTTCATGACATCCAGATTCTTTCGTGGTATCTCTCCAGTCTCATAGAAGGACAGTCGCTCTTCAACTTGTTCTCGAAGCTTCTCCCCAAATACACTTGTGGGCACCTCTGGATGTGTGTGAATAACAAAACCTGTCAGCCCAAAGAGAAAAACTACCCCTACCCTGTGTTCCCTTTGCCATCAGCTTCACTCAGACCCAGCGTCTCAACACTCACTAGGTGAACTGCTGTTGACGAAAAATATTGCCATCATTGTGGAAGCTATGGTTGTgagcctccccacccacccagccagcCAGTCCCTTCTCACAACTGCCAGGCCCCCACCCATACCAGAGAAGCAATCGATTCGTGAGGCAATACTGCATTTGTTTGCCAGGTATCGGGAGATGCGGCCTTTGTTCTTGGCAGCTGCTCGGCCAATGAAGGTGGAGTGGAAAATGAGTCCATATTTTGGTGTGTTACCCCTTGTCTTCAGGGCTCTGAGAGAATATTCAGTGGAGAGTTTAAGATCAGAAATTTCAACCCCATTAGCCAAGGCAGCTcagctcctcccctcctctcaccCCCAAGTCCTGAGTGAGCCTCAGGCCAGATTGGATCTCTACCCCAATGCATGCCAACCCATAGCTCCCAGAGGCAGAGGGAAGGCATCCGATGTCGCTGACCTGGAGACTTGGTCCCTTTGCTGGGCCCTGGGAATCACTCAGACACCAGGACTGGCCATCACCCCCATAGCAGAGGCCTGTATAGGTCAGGGAGCCCTGGTCAGCCATCACCGTGATCCCCCAACAAGCAGTGGGCACCAGAAGTGGCACCTGATTGTGGGCAGGTGCCCTCACTGGTACCTGAACAGGGCCTTTTCAGCCCCAAGGATCTGCACTGTGGATGCTGGATACTTGGCCAGGTTGGTGAGGCTGCCAGCATGTGCGATGAGACGTGCACCTACCTGGAGAGAGTCAAGGAAGTAGTCAGAGGAACGAACTGCTGACCTGCCAGTTGCATGACAGCCGGGTTCCCCACCTCCCCATCAAGCACAACTAGGGAAGACATAGTGGGTCAGGAAATACAGCAGTGCAGGTGCACATGGCAACAGTCCTTATTCTCCCATTTTTGTGTCCCGTGACGCACCGCTTCCCCAATTAGGGCTGACAGGCTGGGGGCTACTTGGCTCATCTTGGAGCGCAGGTAAGTGTGTAGGCTCTGGCGGTACTCAGATAAAGACACGACACGACTGGAGAAGCTCTCGATGTTTATCAAGTCAATGGCAGATATGTCCATGCCTAGGAAAAACCAAGTGTGAACACAGGAGGCCAGATATTCAGAGCCCCATACCTTTTGCAGGCTGCCAGGCTCTGCACTGACCCATGGAGGACCGTGAGGCATCCAGAATAGCCTTAGCCTTGGCCCCATCCATTGTCAGCTCCTCCAACTTCTCcagcttttcctcattcagttcCCTTCGGTTTCCAATAAACTGGGCAAGACGGCAGTATGTGGCATTGTCATTGATGATCTTCACCAGCTCCGGAAAGTGATACCCATACCACTCCCTGCAAAGAGCCACAGTCACTCCCTGGCCCAGCTGCTTCATCAAAAACCATAGAGCTACAAATCTTCATTCCATTCTGTGTTCCCCCATTCACAATACAGACCAGGCACAGGGCCTGAGCTGAGGTGTATATAGGGTAGGTTTACTCTACCTCCTCGTTCTATACAGTCAGTGTAAGAACACAGCCTGTGGTAAGCATCAGGAGGCCTAGACCCAGCCCCAGTCCACATGGTTCTACCCACAAGATGGTCAGTCCTCATCAAGACTCAAAATTAGCTAAACTACAGACCAAAGGCTCCAATATTATGGGTGGCCCCTGCACTTTACCTGACACGCATAGAGAAGGTATTGATGTCCTTATCCAGCTGGTCCAGGAGGCTAATGGACTGGATGATCATATTGTCCACTCGGTTCACATTAAACTTAACTTTGGCACGGGAATAGCTGTGTCCCAGCCCCAGCTGTGCTTTACAAGCTGACAGATCAGTCAGACCCTTCACCAGATTGTGGAAGTGCAGACGAACTCCTAAGAAGAGGGCAGGATGGTGAGCAACAAGGGGGTCTGAGCTAGCTCCCGCACCCATGGGCACCAGCCAAGTCCGAAGCCTTCCCAGAAGTCACAAGCACCCACGTTtccagaacctcctcccccaAAATGTCAAGGATAACAGGAATATAACAGATGATGGTCTCACCTCGCAGGATCTCAGCTATGACGCCTCCAGTCTGGCAGTTGTACCCTAACTCTTCCTGTATTGCAGCACCAATCTTG
This window of the Rhinopithecus roxellana isolate Shanxi Qingling chromosome 13, ASM756505v1, whole genome shotgun sequence genome carries:
- the IDH3B gene encoding isocitrate dehydrogenase [NAD] subunit beta, mitochondrial isoform X1; protein product: MAALSGVRWLTRALVSTGNPGAWRGLSTSAAAHAASRSQAEDVRVEGSFPVTMLPGDGVGPELMHAVKEVFKAAAVPVEFQEHHLSEVQNMASEEKLEQVLSSMKENKVAIIGKIHTPMEYKGELASYDMRLRRKLDLFANVVHVKSLPGYMTRHNNLDLVIIREQTEGEYSSLEHESARGVIECLKIVTRAKSQRIAKFAFDYATKKGRSKVTAVHKANIMKLGDGLFLQCCEEVAELYPKIKFETMIIDNCCMQLVQNPYQFDVLVMPNLYGNIIDNLAAGLVGGAGVVPGESYSAEYAVFETGARHPFAQAVGRNIANPTAMLLSASNMLRHLNLEYHSNMIADAVKKVIKVGKVRTRDMGGYSTTTDFIKSVIGHLHPHGS
- the IDH3B gene encoding isocitrate dehydrogenase [NAD] subunit beta, mitochondrial isoform X2, yielding MAALSGVRWLTRALVSTGNPGAWRGLSTSAAAHAASRSQAEDVRVEGSFPVTMLPGDGVGPELMHAVKEVFKAAAVPVEFQEHHLSEVQNMASEEKLEQVLSSMKENKVAIIGKIHTPMEYKGELASYDMRLRRKLDLFANVVHVKSLPGYMTRHNNLDLVIIREQTEGEYSSLEHESARGVIECLKIVTRAKSQRIAKFAFDYATKKGRSKVTAVHKANIMKLGDGLFLQCCEEVAELYPKIKFETMIIDNCCMQLVQNPYQFDVLVMPNLYGNIIDNLAAGLVGGAGVVPGESYSAEYAVFETGARHPFAQAVGRNIANPTAMLLSASNMLRHLNLEYHSNMIADAVKKVIKVGKVRTSDMGGYATCHDFTEAVIAALPHP
- the IDH3B gene encoding isocitrate dehydrogenase [NAD] subunit beta, mitochondrial isoform X3, giving the protein MAALSGVRWLTRALVSTGNPGAWRGLSTSAAAHAASRSQAEDVRVEGSFPVTMLPGDGVGPELMHAVKEVFKAAAVPVEFQEHHLSEVQNMASEEKLEQVLSSMKENKVAIIGKIHTPMEYKGELASYDMRLRRKLDLFANVVHVKSLPGYMTRHNNLDLVIIREQTEGEYSSLEHESARGVIECLKIVTRAKSQRIAKFAFDYATKKGRSKVTAVHKANIMKLGDGLFLQCCEEVAELYPKIKFETMIIDNCCMQLVQNPYQFDVLVMPNLYGNIIDNLAAGLVGGAGVVPGESYSAEYAVFETGARHPFAQAVGRNIANPTAMLLSASNMLRHLNLEYHSNMIADAVKKVIKVGKIPSAVPSFLLHPLPFSWAI
- the NOP56 gene encoding nucleolar protein 56 — translated: MVLLHVLFEHAVGYALLALKEVEEISLLQPQVEESVLNLGKFHNIVRLVAFCPFASSQVALENANAVSEGVVHEDLRLLLETHLPSKKKKVLLGVGDPKIGAAIQEELGYNCQTGGVIAEILRGVRLHFHNLVKGLTDLSACKAQLGLGHSYSRAKVKFNVNRVDNMIIQSISLLDQLDKDINTFSMRVREWYGYHFPELVKIINDNATYCRLAQFIGNRRELNEEKLEKLEELTMDGAKAKAILDASRSSMGMDISAIDLINIESFSSRVVSLSEYRQSLHTYLRSKMSQVAPSLSALIGEAVGARLIAHAGSLTNLAKYPASTVQILGAEKALFRALKTRGNTPKYGLIFHSTFIGRAAAKNKGRISRYLANKCSIASRIDCFSEVPTSVFGEKLREQVEERLSFYETGEIPRKNLDVMKEAMVQAEEAAAEITRKLEKQEKKRLKKEKKRLAALALASSENSSSTPEECEETSEKPKKKKKQKPQEVPQENGMEDPSISFSKPKKKKSFSKEELMSSDLEETAGSTSLPKRKKSSPKEETVNDPEEAGHRSGSKKKRKFSKEEPVSSGPEEAAGKSSSKKKKKFHKASQED